AGGAGGAAGAGAAACACGGCGTTGTTCTGGGTTTCAACGTCAGGGTGAACGAGGACGCTGCAGAGGTTGCCAAGGCCAAAGGCGTTCCAATATTCACCGGCAACATCATCTACAAGCTCATCGAGGACTACGAGGCCTGGGTCAAGGCGGAGGAGGAGAAGAGGAAGCGCGAGCTCCTCAGCAAGGTCACCTTCCCGGGCGTCATCAGGCTCTACCCGGACGAGCGCTACGTTTTCAGGAGGAGCCACCCCGCGATAGTGGGTATCGAAGTCGTGGAGGGCCGCATAAGACCCGGAGTGACACTCATCAAGCAGAACGGCCAGAAGGTCGGCGTCATAAAGTCAATCAAGAACAAGAACGACTTCGTCCAGGAGGCCAAGAAGGGTGACGCAGTTGCGGTGGCCATCGAGGGTGCGATGGTCGGCAGGCACATACACCCTGGAGAGACCCTCTACGTTGACCTGAGCAAGAACGACGTCATAATCCTCGCCAAGCAGCTCAAGAACGAGCTGGACGACACTGATGTGAAGGCTCTTAAAATGACTGCAAAGGTGAAGGCTCAGCAGGACCCGTTCTGGAAGGCGGTGTGAGCGTTCTAATTCTCTTCTTGTTCTTTGTTCTTTGGAATACCTACCCCCTTGAACATTGCTTTTACCCTGTCCTTTATCTTCAGCAGCCACTCCCGGTAGAGCCACATTGACTCCCTGAAGGCCTCCCAGCGGAGGAGCTCGTTGAGGGCCACGCCCATGACCACCGCCGCGGGGGGAACCAGGGCGGTTGCGTAGAAGCTGAACTGCGTCGTGCCCCCGAGTGCGTACTGGAGGAGGAACACGGCTACGGTGCTCCAGAACACTCCGAAAGATGCCAGAATTCCGGATTTTTTCCTGTAAAGCCACGGGAGGGCAAGGATGAAGAGCACCATCGCCAGAAGGAGGAAGGGATCTGTCTGGGCGAAGATGTCCGGGTTGTAGTGTAGGGCAAAGGCCTTCCTGTTTATGAACCACTCCCAGACGGGAGAGGCAGCGGGATGGCCGCCTTTGCTGGAGAGGTGCCATCTGAAGCTTCCGAGGAATTCGTCGAACCACCTCTTCGGCCCGATAGCTGCCATCGCCGGAACGTTCGGCAGGAGGAATCCAACCGCTGGAAGAACCGCTATCGTCACCAGAAAGCCAGGAAGGCTTTTCTCCCTTTTGAAGGCCCTCCCAAGAAGGACCGGCCACCCAAAGGCGCCGCTGAGCTTGGTGGAGCCGGCCAGTCCCAGGGCAAAGGCCGCAGGGCGGTCCCTGTCGTAGGCCAGGAAAAACACGAACAGGGCGACGAACAGGGCGACGTGGATGTCAAGCATGGCCACCACGGACATCGCCTGGAGGGTGGGGTCCGCGACGATGAAGGCCAGGGCTATGAGGGCCGCCAGATAGCTCCCGCTCACCCGGTAAGTCGCGAGGACGACGAGGAGCTCGATGAGGGCGAAGGCGATGATGCCAGGTATGCGCCAGTTTATTGGCTTATCTTCCAGGAGCATGCCGAGCATTATGAGGTCCTTCCCAAGGAAAGGATGCTCTGTGTTGAGGTAGTTCTGGATGTTGTCCTTGTCGGGATACCAGTAGCCAGGAACCGTGTAGTAAGCCCCCTCGGGTATTTCCCTCCGGACGTCCTCAAGAAAGGGCTCGAACTCGTCTGGAGGGAGCTCAAAGTAAACGCCCGGGAACTTGAGGTACTCCCTCTCGTAGGTCGCCCCGTGCCCCATGGCGATTTTCTCCACTCTGTACTGGTATTTTATCCGCATGCTCTGGTTGGAGAAGATGACGTTTACTCCCCGGGAGCCCGTGGTCTCGTTCACGTAGGTCAGATCAACGCCGAGCCTGTGGAGGATGTTCCTGCCCGCGGGGACGTACCAGACCTCATCCCCCACGTAGTCACGAAAAACAGGCTGAGAGGCAAAATCGTAGAGATACCACAGAGAGCCAATGATAGTGACGGCAACTATCAGAATGAAAGCTATCCTTCGCCGCTGCATTCTACCACCAGGCAGGAATATCGCGGGCAACGTTTTTAAGCCTCTCCCCTTAGGCGAAAACATGTTCGAAGGGATAAGCGAGGGGAAGGTCAGGGAAGCTGTGGAGCTGATTAAAAAGGGCTACGACGAGAGGAAGCTCCGCACAAGGCTCGGCAGTGACTGGGAAATCATTGCGGAGATAGCCAGGGCGCGGATCAAAGCGAAGGACAAGTTCTCGCGCGACGACCTCTGGATGGACCTCGAGGGCCTGCGCTACTCAACCCACGAGATAGTCGCGAGGTACCGCTCGGAGCGCCTTGAGAAGGCTGGCGTGAGGAGCATAGCAGACGTTTCCTGCGGTATCGGAATCCAGCTTATATTCTACGCCATGAAGGTTGAGAGGGCATACGGGATTGACATAGACCCCGCAAAGGTCGAGTTCGCCAGGAGAAACGCTGAAAAGTACGGTGTCTCGAACATCGAGTTCATCAACGCCGACTCGCTCGCCCCCGAGACGGTCCGGAGGATCGACGCTGAGGTCATCTTCTCAGACCCCGCCAGGCCCCCGGAAATGCCCGAAAGGCGGCTGGAAGACCTCCTGCCCAGCCCGCTGAGAATCCACGAAATGTACAAATCCCGGGCCGATGCGTTCATCTTCGACCTCCCGCCGCAGATAAGGCGCGAGAGGATACCCTGGAAGGGGGAGTTTGAGTACATAGACCTCTTCGGGGCCCTCAACAGGCTGACCTTCTACACCGAACCCCTCGCCGGGGCGGAGAGGAGCGCGGTTGTTCTCCCTGCAGGAGCAAGGCTGGAGAGCAATCCGGACCTTGAGAACATCCTCGAATGGACGGACGGGCCTGGCGAGTACCTCTACGAGGTCCCGCAGGCCGTTGACTACGCCGATCTGCTGAACGAGCTGTTCCACGTTCTAAACGGGGAGGCCAAAATGCTCCTCCGCGAAAAGAGACGCGTTCTTGCAACGGGCGACGCGCCCCTGAAAAGCCCGTACCTCAAGAGAACCTACGCCGTGGTCGGCGTTGTTCCGTTTCACCCGGTGAGGATAAACGACTTCCTCAGGAGGGAGGGCTTCGGAAGGGCCACGCTCAAGCTCAGCGTCCCCCAGGAGGAGTACTGGCGGGTCAGGAAGAGGATAGAGGCCAACCTGAGCGGGGACAGAAGGGCCTTCGTCTTCAGGGTCGGCGGGAAGGCCGTGGTAGCCGAGGCGCTATAGTTCCTCCACCCGGGCGTTCCTTATTTTCTTCGACCCTATGCGGAGCTGCTTGAAGTAGTCCACGTGTTCCTGCGGAAGAAAAGACTCCAGACTGGTTGATTTCAGCCGCTTCTTCTTTCTCCTCTGGCCGCCGTTGTCCGCCTCTACCGGGGTCTTCGGTGAGACCGTCTCAAGGAACTCATCGAGCGTCCTGTTCATCCGGTCACCCTGAGTAGGTAGCCCAACCGCTATAAAGACTTTTTCCCAATTCGATGGATGAACCAAAGGGCATATTAATGCCTGAAAAAAGCCCCCCTGAGAAAGGCTTTTAACTCTCGACGGTTTATCAGGGAAGAGAGTAATAAAGCGGGTGGTTGCCGTGTGTGGAATAATAGGCTACATAGGAGATAGGGCCGCGTGCGAGGTAATAGTCAAGGGGCTCAAGAGGCTCGAATACAGGGGATACGATTCCGCCGGCGTTGTAACGGAGGATGGAGGAAGGCTCTTCATAAAGAAGGGGGCCGGTGTCATAGACGAGCTCACCGAAAAGCTCGGCCTACTTAATATGCCCGGAAAGCGCGGGATAGGGCACACTCGCTGGGCCACCCACGGCGTTCCAAGCGATGTTAATGCTCACCCCCATACCGACTGCACCGGAAAGATCGCACTCGTCCACAACGGTATAATCGAGAACTTCGCCGAGATTCGCGAACACCTCCTCTCCAGGGGGCACACCTTCAAAAGCGATACCGACACCGAGGTTATAGCCCATCTGATAGAGGAGGAGCTTAAGAGCGCCCCCAGCTTCGAAGACGCCATGAGGAATGCCCTTCTGAAACTGAGGGGCTCCTTCGCGCTTGGTATAATCTACGCCGAAGAACCGGACCGGCTCTATTTCGTGAGGAACGAAAGTCCCCTCGTCCTTGGAATAGGGGACGGCGAGAATTTCGCGGCCAGCGACGTGCCGGCCTTCCTCGAGTACACAAACAGGGCCATCTTCCTCGACGACGGAGAGTACGCGGTCATAGGAAAGGACTTCTACGTTATCAAAAAGCTCGCAACCGGCGAGGTCGTTGAAAAGCCGGTCCAGGAGATTGAATGGACGCTGGAAATGGCCGAGAAGTCCGGCTATCCACACTTCATGCTCAAGGAGATATACGAACAGCCGATGGCGATAAAGGACGCAATCCACGGCAACATCGACGCCGTGAAGAAGGCGGCGGAGGAGATAGCCCGCTATGAGAAGATATTCATAATCGCAATGGGCACCTCCTACCACGCGGGTCTCGTGGGCAGGTATCTCTTCCAGAGGCTCGCGAAGAGGGTTCCAATTGTTGAAGATGCAAGCGAGTTCCGCTACGAGTTCGAGGACCTGATAGACGAGGACACCCTCGTGATAGCGATAACCCAGAGCGGGGAAACCGCCGACACCCTCGCGGCGATGAAGCTGGCGAAGAAGAGGGGCGCTAAGGTTCTCGCGATAGTCAACGTCGTCGGTAGCATGGCCACCCGCGTGGCGGACATGACCCTCTACACCCACGCCGGACCGGAGATCGGCGTGGCGGCGACCAAAACCTACACCACCCAGCTCACCGTCCTGACCATGCTTGCCATTGAACTCGCGAGGGTTCTCGGAACGGCGGATGGGGCGTACCTCTCCTCCCTGGAGGAGGGCCTTCAGAGGGTTCCCGACCTCGTGGAGAGCGTCCTTAAGCACGACGCTGCCCTCAGGGAACTCGCCGAGAGTCTCGCGGATAGGAGGGACTTCTTCTACATTGGAAGGGGCATAAACGTGCCAACCGCCCTCGAAGGGGCTCTCAAGCTCAAGGAGATAAGCTACATCCACGCCGAAGGTCTCAGTGCGGGCGAGCTGAAGCACGGCCCGCTGGCCCTCCTCGAAGAGGGCGTCCCTGTCGTCGCGGTGGCCCCAAGCGGGAAGACCTTCGACAAGATGGTGGGCAACGTGGAGGAGTCAAGGGCGAGGGGAGCGTTCATAATCGGCCTGGGGGACCGGGAGGAGCTGAGGCGCGTCTCCAGCGCCTTTATCGAGATGCCCGGTATCGACGAACTGCTAACCCCCATCGTATACATCATACCGCTCCAGCTCATCGCATATCACCTGGCGGTTTTGAGGGGCAACGACCCCGACAAGCCGAGAAACCTGGCAAAGTCCGTTACCGTTGAATGAGGTGATCCGGATGGTGAAAACGGAAATTAAGGAGAAACGGAAGAAGAAGGGGGAAACTACCCCCCTCCCCGGATACTATCAAAAGTTCAAAAGTTACGGCCTTCCGCTGATAGCACTCCTGCTCGCGTATCTGGGCTTCAAACTGAGGAACATAACCTCCAACTACAAGACCTTCCTTGACCCAGATACGTTCTTTCACTACGAGATGTACAGGCAGGCTATAACCGAGTGGATTCCCCGGTATTTTGCCTACGCCGACCCGCCGGCTGGAGTAAAAGCAGGCGGCTACCTCGGCCTCTACACAGTCCAGGCAATATTTTACAAAATCGTATCTGTATTCGGCTACGACCAGCTGGGAGCGTTCAAGCTCTGGCCGCCTTTCGTCGGAGCGATGACCATCGTGGCAGTGTACCTCCTTGGAAGGAAGCTCCACTCCAACTGGGCGGGCCTCTGGGCGGCGGCCTTCATAATGTTCTCCTACGCCAACTTCAGCAAGACTTACTCCGGCAACAACCGCGGTGAAGGACCGTTCATGATGTTCTTCCTCTATGCGGTATTCTTCCTGCTGGTCTACCTCGACGAGAGGAAGTGGAACCCGAAGAAAATCCTCTCAGGTGTCCTGTTCCTGCTGACGAGCGTCCTCTACATGGCGGTCTGGACCGGAAGCCAGTTCGGTGTCGGAATTCTGCTCCTCTTCGCAGGGCTTACAGTGGTGGTCTTTTTCACCTTCGGGATGAGAGATGCCCTTAAACGGTTTGTAAGGGACTTTTTCCCGCTCTTTGGACTCTCTCTTGTTACTGGACTGGTGTTCTCGTACACCCGGCTGGTGGGCATCAGAAGCTTCCTCGTGTTTGCTATTGAGGGCCTTGTAGCCCTGAGCGCCCTTGTCGCAATAATGATCTACGGCGAGCGGGTAGGCCTCAACTACTCTGACAAGAAGCACCGGTTTGGAACCATCATCGCCATAGCGGTCCTCGGGTTCCTAGCGTTCTATGGATACTTTGGCAGGGACCTCCTCAAGTTCCTCGGCGGCGCCACCCAGTCGAATCCACTCTACCAGACCGTCGCCGAGCTCGCTAGGACGGACTGGAAAACCATAGCGGCATACTACAGCGTCAAGAGCAATGACGCCATAATCTTCATACTATCCGCCGTCGGATTCATCACAGTGGCTGCGAGGTTCGTGAGGAAGCTCGTCAAAAACGACCTGACCGGCCACAAAGAGATATTCTTGGTATCATACTACGCGGGCTCCCTTTACCTTCTCCTCACGGCCGTTCGTTTTGTCTTCCAGGCTTCGGGAGCCATACTCCTGCTGGCGGGCATAGCGATAGGTGAGGCGTTCCTCTTCGTGGAGAACATGAAGGAGAGCGCCACGACCAAGGCCCTCTACGCGGTACTTCTGATAATCCTCTTCCTGCCACTGCCCATCATTGGGGCCCAATACACGGGAAACATCGCCAAAAGCACCGCCAGGGCCCAGGGTTCCGTCCCGGCCGACTGGACGAACACCCTCAACTGGCTGAAGGAGAACAGCCACCCGCTCGACAGCGCCACGAGCTGGTGGGACTACGGCTACTGGATTGAATCAAGCCTCCTCAGCCACAGACGCTCCGCCACGGACGGTGGTCACGCATACGACAGGCGCTACATAGTCGCGGACTTCTTCTCCCACTACGGCAACGAGAGCGAGCAGGACTTCGAGGCATGGGAGCTTAACTACCTCATCGTCTGGCAGCAGGACATATACAAATTCAACGCCATAAGCTACCTCGGGGGTGCCATCGATTACTACGAGTACGGCCACGTCCCGATGTTCCAGGTCGTGCCAATGCAGTACATTAAGTACTCCAACGAGAGCGGGAGAACGATTGTCTACCTTACGACCGCCGGGGGAGACAAACAGCCGGCGATGACAGTGGATCTGACGAGGGGACAGATTATCCCGGGCAGGGGAGACATTCCGTACGTCCTCTACCTCTTCGGCAACTACGGCATTCTGGCGTACCACAAGATAGCATTCAGCAATTTCGTCAGGCTCGCGTTCCATATCCCGTACTCCCTTGAGCCGTGGGATGCCCAGAAGCTCTTCGCCAACTTCAAGTCCGTCCACAACGACGGGGGAGTCTCGACCTACGAGTTCAGGCCGTTCGCTGTGTACAGGATAGACCAGTACGAGAACGGCACATGGAAGACATTCTACAGCACGATGGGCGGAGGAAAACTCCCGACCGGAGAGCAGAAGCTCAGACTCTGGATTTCCGCCTTCGGCAGGGACGTCAAGGACGCGACCCTGGTCTTCGAGGCTTACAACGGAACCGAGCTGGTGAAAAAGGAAATCCTGGCCGAGGGCCTCAGCATAAACCACCTCAACGAGACCCCCGTGGAGGTCAGCCTCTTTGTCCCGAACGCCACCGACTACCGCTTTGTCATAATCCAGGACGGTCCTGTTGGGGTGCTCAACGGCGAGCCGAGGGTAAACGGGAAGGTCGCCAATCCAACCTACCTCCTGGGTGAAGGGCAGAGCGGTCAGCTCGAGCTCAAAGCCGCGTTCAGGAAGGACTACGACGACGTAACGCTTACCTTGAGGGCGAGCATAGTTTACTACGTCGCTCCCAACGGCAGGGACATCGAAAAGGACGACTTCTACCTCGAGCCTCACCAGGACATCATAACCTACGTTCCGGTCAAGGAGCTGAGCGTCAAGGCCGGCGATAACGTGATAACCACACAGGCCTCGATGCCATCCGACGTTTTCGACCCATACATCGAGAAGCTCTACCGGGAGTACGGAGAGGACAAGGTTGTCATAGTCAAGAAGCGCGTGGAGCCGGTGTTCATAACGAAGAAGGAGTACGTAATCTGGGAAGGCTGAGCCCTCCTAATCCCTGACTATTTTTACCCCTCCCAGGCCCCTAAGTCCGCTCTTCTCCGCGGTCCTCACAACCCCTGGCAGGAACCGAACCTTCGGCCGCAGCACGAGCGCCTCCACCTCTCTGAAGCCCAGCTTCCAGAGGGCAAAGGCCCTATGGTGACCGTCGAGGATATAGTAGCGCCCACCGTATGGTATAACTGTTATCGGGGCATCGTACCCGTGTTTTATCTCCTCCAGCACCACGAGAAGCTTCACCTCACTGAGCTCCGCCTGTGTTGGGACGAGAAGCTCCACGGGCAGGAAAGAATGCTCTATCTCAAAATCGATACCGTAGGCCGCCCTGTATTCGTTCATTATGTGCTCCGCGCGTTTAAACGCCTCCTCCCGGGTTATGAGCCGTATCCTCCTCAAACCTTCCTCCCCCTGACCGCCACGAACGCTGCGATGTTCCTGCATTTTCTGTGGCACTTCCTGTCGACCCGCTCGGCCAGTTCCGTGAAGGGCCAGAACGAGGGGAAGAATATTACCCCCGCGCTCTCAACTTCCCTGAATCCCGCCCCCAGGAGGAGCTCCTCAAGCTCGCCGGGAGTGTAAAAGCGAGCGTAGCGGTAGGCGGTTTCAACGAAGAGGCTCTTAAGCCGTTTGAAGAGGAACCATGCGCTGCGTCCGTTCATGGTGCCGATGACCGCCTCACCCCCCGACCTCAGGACGCGGTAAACTTCGGAGATAACTTTTTCCGGCTCGTGGATGAACTCGAACATCGTGACGCTCAGAACGAGGTCAAAGCTCCCATCCGGGAACGGCAGGCTGTAGGCGTCTCCTCTGACGCAGTTCAGGCCCTTCGAGCGCGCTACCCCCAGCATCCCCTCGCTGGCGTCGAGGCCGACGACGTCGAAGCCCATTCTTTTTAGCTCCAGGGTGTAGTTCCCGGTCCCGCAGCCGAGGTCGAGGGCCTTTCCCCCTCCGGTCCGCAGCATGGAGAATATCAGCCACTTCTCCGTTCTGTCCACGTAGCGGCCCGTCTTCGTCCGGTACCATCCATCGTAGCGTTCGGCTATCCTGTCAAAGTACTCGACCATTCAGACGCCCACCTTGCCCTCGATTGTCAGCGGCTTATCAACGCGGTCGTCGATTTTGAGGCTTATCACGACGCGCTTTGCCCCCGCTTCCAGAATCGCCCTGTGGCATCTCTCAACCAGTTCGAGAATCTCCTCCACCGGCCCCTCCACCACCGTCCCCATTGGACAGACCCTGTACTTCAGTCCGCTGGAGGCTATAACGTCGATAACCGGACGCAGGTACTCCCCGACGCTGGGATTCTCCGTGCCGAGCGGGAAGAGGCAGAGCTCCGCGACCGCCATTCAACCACCCCCCGCGGGAGGGAATATGTGAACCACATCCTCCTCGCTCAGCTCGGTATCGAGGCCCCTGAGGTGAAGAACGTTGTGGCCGTTTACAAGAACCATGCCGTCTACGGGCTTATCCGGGCCGACGCGGGGCGTTCCAAGGAGCTGCTTCTTTATCTCTGGGGTATAATGTTCGGCAAGGTAATCTATGAGCTCGCGGACGGTCCTCACCCCGTGAACCTCAACCTTCCGCCTGCCGATTATCTCGCGGAACGTGGCATAGAATATGACCTTCATCTGGGTCACCCGGGGGAGGTTGGACAAAAACCCTTAAAGTGATTTCGCCGTAGAACTATCAAATGACAGTACTAACCGTTGAACCCCCCGAGTACTATCCCGTGGTCGAGAAACTCTTCGCTGGGAACATCCGGGACGCCCTCGAAACCCTAGGCGTGGAGCTCGTGGGTATGAAAGTCGGCGTGAAGCCCGTCGGGAGGGTCATAAAGCTGGCATTCCTCTTCGAAATCCGCAGGCCCGAGACGTTTCTTCCCGGCGAGCTGGACTCGATAATATCGGGCCTCCTTGAGAAGCTGGCCGAGGACGCCACCCGCACGTTCGGGAGGCTGTACGACGCCAGGTTTCAGGTGGCGGGATTCAGAACCATAGAGGCAGCCAGAAAGCCGCAGAAGGAAGAGGTCAGCCTCGTGGTAAGCTGCCCCGATGATATCAGGAGGACGATAGAACGGCTGGGGAAGGGACTTGTAATCTACCTGAATGACAAGCGGGTTGAATTTTCCACCATCACGTTAACAATGCCCGTGGATGGAAGGCCCAAACTGACGATCACCCTGCTCGTTCCGGAGAAAAAGTCCCCCCACGATAAGGAGGCCCTCGCAAAAGAACTTGAACGCAAAGCAACCTCCTACCTCAGGACCCTCAACGCGGGATACATATCCGCGGAGGCCAAGGTTCTGGATCCAGGCGACAAGAAGATAGGGGTAATCATGAAAAGGCTAGACGAGATAGAAAAGGAAGCGGAGGAGCTTTCAAGGATGGACGATGTAAGGGAGCTTATGAGCGTTCTTGGAAAAGGGACTCCCGAGAGCTGATGTAATCCAGGAGGGGACGTATCCTCTTCCACACCTCCTCGACTCCTCCGTTTCCTTCTACCCTAACGTATATCCCCTTTCCCCGGTAGAATTTTATTATGGGCTCCATGTTTTTCGTGTATATGCTGTACCTGCGCTCAACGATTTCAGGCATGTCATCTTTTCTCTGAACCAGTCGCCCCCCGCAAAGGTCGCATATACCTTCCCGCTTTGGTGGGTTGAACCTAACGTGATAGACGGCACCGCAGTTGGAGCATATCCTCCTGCCGGAAATCCTTTCGATGCTTGTTTTCAGGTCTATGAATATCTCCATCGCAAGGTCAAGCTTGATGCCGTGATCGTAGAGGTAATTCTCAAGGGTTATCACCTGTTCGGGGGTTCTGGGGTACCCATCGAGGATAAAGTTGCTCCTCTGCCTGCGGAGCTTTGATATTATTAGAGTGTTCACTATCGTGTCGGGTATCAGTTCCCCCCTCGACAGGTAGTTGTCCATCTCAATGCCGAGGGAGGTTCTCTTTTCGATCTCCGCGCGGATTATGTCCCCTGAGGAGATATACGTCAGACCGTAGCGCTCGACTATCCGTTTGGCATGGGTGCTCTTCCCACTCCCGGGAGGGCCAAATAGGAGTATGTTCACGGACACCACCAGTGATTTTCTCTGTACTTTTTCATTGAAATATTTTTTGAAAATAGTCCCGAGTCGTCCACTCCAATAAATTTAAATTTTTCCCAGTACACAAATACTAACAGGTTGAGTACCATGATAATCGGGAGGTTCCTGAGCCCGAACTACCACATAAGAGTTCTCAAACTCAACAAGTTCAAACCGGAGGAGATAGTTGATGGGTTCCGCCGGAGGGGCGCCCACGTCTCCGAATTCCCGAGGGACATCGATATCGAACTCGCCATAGAGTCGTTCATGGCCTCGAGCTACGGGGACTACGTTTACGTGCTGAAGTTTCCGAAGGGCCGGCTGTTCCTGGCGAGGCACACCAAACGGCTTCATGAAAAGAAATGGCCAAATTCGGGGCGCTACATCGCCCGCGATGAGAACGGACTTAAGCGCTTTCTTCTGAGGGAGGTCTCAAGGAAATCAATGGTCATTATAGAGGTGCCCCGCATTATCATCTGGGGAGCCGTGTGGTGGCTCGTCTGGAGCTACTTCAGGGAATATCCGCTCGGAACGTTCCTGCTGTTCTTCATCGGTTTCTTCCTCGACGACCTCTTGAAGGTGTTGGAATACTCCGTCCTGGGCTACTGCAGGGATTGATTCGCTCCCTTCACCTTCTCGACCACGTGAATACCCTCTATCCTCGTGAACGGATACTGGCCATTTTCGTCCTTCTCGACGGCCTTGACCATGTCCCAGATGGTCAGGAGCGCAACCGTTACGCCTGTCAAGGCCTCCATCTCGACGCCCGTCTTGTAGGTCGCGCGGACCTCGCAGGTGGCCTCTATGTAGTCCTCGCCGAACTCGAAGGTTATATCTACCCCCGTGAGGGGTATCGGGTGGCAGAGCGGAATCAGCTCGGGGGTTTTCTTTACCGCCAGTATTCCCGCTATCTGCGCGGTGGCTATGACGTTCCCCTTCTTCGTCTTCCCGGATTTTATCAGCTCGATGGTTTCGGGCTTCAGCCTTATCCTGCCCTTTGCCAATGCCCTCCTAAAAACCTCATTCTTATGACCTACCTCCACCATTTTAACGCCCTTTTCATCAACATGGGTCAACTCCATCCCAAACGCCTCCGGAATGATAGTGAATACAAAAACAGAAAAACAGAAAGGATTCACCCCTTGGCGACGCCCATCGGGCGCATTCTCGCGACGAGCTTTGCTATTCCAGCCTGGTGGACCACATTGACGACGTTGTCCACGCTCTTGTAGGCACCGGGAGCCTCCTCCGCAACGACCCTGAGCGATGCAGCTCTGACGTAGATTCCCCGCCTTGCGAGCTCGTTCCTCAGCCTGTCGCCGCGGTACTGCCTCGTGGCGGCCTTCCTGCTGAGCAGCCTGCCGGCGCCGTGGCAGGAGCTTCCGAAGGTCTCCTTCATCGAGCCCTCAGCTCCAGCCAGGACGTAGCTTGCAGTCCCCATCGAGCCAGGAATCAGAACCGGCTGGCCAACGTCGCGGTAGGCCCTCGGCACGTCCGGGTGGCCGGCTGGGAAGGCCCTCGTCGCTCCCTTCCTGTGGACGACGACGGTAACCTTCTTCCCATCGACCTCGTGCTCCTCGACCTTGGCTATGTTGTGGGCCACGTCGTAGACAATATGCATCTCCATGTCCTCCGCTTTACGCTTGAAGACCTCCTCGAAGCTCTCCCTGACCCAGTGGGTTATCATCTG
The DNA window shown above is from Thermococcus sp. JdF3 and carries:
- a CDS encoding dolichyl-phosphate-mannose--protein mannosyltransferase, which produces MQRRRIAFILIVAVTIIGSLWYLYDFASQPVFRDYVGDEVWYVPAGRNILHRLGVDLTYVNETTGSRGVNVIFSNQSMRIKYQYRVEKIAMGHGATYEREYLKFPGVYFELPPDEFEPFLEDVRREIPEGAYYTVPGYWYPDKDNIQNYLNTEHPFLGKDLIMLGMLLEDKPINWRIPGIIAFALIELLVVLATYRVSGSYLAALIALAFIVADPTLQAMSVVAMLDIHVALFVALFVFFLAYDRDRPAAFALGLAGSTKLSGAFGWPVLLGRAFKREKSLPGFLVTIAVLPAVGFLLPNVPAMAAIGPKRWFDEFLGSFRWHLSSKGGHPAASPVWEWFINRKAFALHYNPDIFAQTDPFLLLAMVLFILALPWLYRKKSGILASFGVFWSTVAVFLLQYALGGTTQFSFYATALVPPAAVVMGVALNELLRWEAFRESMWLYREWLLKIKDRVKAMFKGVGIPKNKEQEEN
- a CDS encoding methyltransferase domain-containing protein, encoding MFEGISEGKVREAVELIKKGYDERKLRTRLGSDWEIIAEIARARIKAKDKFSRDDLWMDLEGLRYSTHEIVARYRSERLEKAGVRSIADVSCGIGIQLIFYAMKVERAYGIDIDPAKVEFARRNAEKYGVSNIEFINADSLAPETVRRIDAEVIFSDPARPPEMPERRLEDLLPSPLRIHEMYKSRADAFIFDLPPQIRRERIPWKGEFEYIDLFGALNRLTFYTEPLAGAERSAVVLPAGARLESNPDLENILEWTDGPGEYLYEVPQAVDYADLLNELFHVLNGEAKMLLREKRRVLATGDAPLKSPYLKRTYAVVGVVPFHPVRINDFLRREGFGRATLKLSVPQEEYWRVRKRIEANLSGDRRAFVFRVGGKAVVAEAL
- a CDS encoding PCNA-inhibitor, encoding MNRTLDEFLETVSPKTPVEADNGGQRRKKKRLKSTSLESFLPQEHVDYFKQLRIGSKKIRNARVEEL
- the glmS gene encoding glutamine--fructose-6-phosphate transaminase (isomerizing), translating into MCGIIGYIGDRAACEVIVKGLKRLEYRGYDSAGVVTEDGGRLFIKKGAGVIDELTEKLGLLNMPGKRGIGHTRWATHGVPSDVNAHPHTDCTGKIALVHNGIIENFAEIREHLLSRGHTFKSDTDTEVIAHLIEEELKSAPSFEDAMRNALLKLRGSFALGIIYAEEPDRLYFVRNESPLVLGIGDGENFAASDVPAFLEYTNRAIFLDDGEYAVIGKDFYVIKKLATGEVVEKPVQEIEWTLEMAEKSGYPHFMLKEIYEQPMAIKDAIHGNIDAVKKAAEEIARYEKIFIIAMGTSYHAGLVGRYLFQRLAKRVPIVEDASEFRYEFEDLIDEDTLVIAITQSGETADTLAAMKLAKKRGAKVLAIVNVVGSMATRVADMTLYTHAGPEIGVAATKTYTTQLTVLTMLAIELARVLGTADGAYLSSLEEGLQRVPDLVESVLKHDAALRELAESLADRRDFFYIGRGINVPTALEGALKLKEISYIHAEGLSAGELKHGPLALLEEGVPVVAVAPSGKTFDKMVGNVEESRARGAFIIGLGDREELRRVSSAFIEMPGIDELLTPIVYIIPLQLIAYHLAVLRGNDPDKPRNLAKSVTVE
- a CDS encoding STT3 domain-containing protein, whose translation is MVKTEIKEKRKKKGETTPLPGYYQKFKSYGLPLIALLLAYLGFKLRNITSNYKTFLDPDTFFHYEMYRQAITEWIPRYFAYADPPAGVKAGGYLGLYTVQAIFYKIVSVFGYDQLGAFKLWPPFVGAMTIVAVYLLGRKLHSNWAGLWAAAFIMFSYANFSKTYSGNNRGEGPFMMFFLYAVFFLLVYLDERKWNPKKILSGVLFLLTSVLYMAVWTGSQFGVGILLLFAGLTVVVFFTFGMRDALKRFVRDFFPLFGLSLVTGLVFSYTRLVGIRSFLVFAIEGLVALSALVAIMIYGERVGLNYSDKKHRFGTIIAIAVLGFLAFYGYFGRDLLKFLGGATQSNPLYQTVAELARTDWKTIAAYYSVKSNDAIIFILSAVGFITVAARFVRKLVKNDLTGHKEIFLVSYYAGSLYLLLTAVRFVFQASGAILLLAGIAIGEAFLFVENMKESATTKALYAVLLIILFLPLPIIGAQYTGNIAKSTARAQGSVPADWTNTLNWLKENSHPLDSATSWWDYGYWIESSLLSHRRSATDGGHAYDRRYIVADFFSHYGNESEQDFEAWELNYLIVWQQDIYKFNAISYLGGAIDYYEYGHVPMFQVVPMQYIKYSNESGRTIVYLTTAGGDKQPAMTVDLTRGQIIPGRGDIPYVLYLFGNYGILAYHKIAFSNFVRLAFHIPYSLEPWDAQKLFANFKSVHNDGGVSTYEFRPFAVYRIDQYENGTWKTFYSTMGGGKLPTGEQKLRLWISAFGRDVKDATLVFEAYNGTELVKKEILAEGLSINHLNETPVEVSLFVPNATDYRFVIIQDGPVGVLNGEPRVNGKVANPTYLLGEGQSGQLELKAAFRKDYDDVTLTLRASIVYYVAPNGRDIEKDDFYLEPHQDIITYVPVKELSVKAGDNVITTQASMPSDVFDPYIEKLYREYGEDKVVIVKKRVEPVFITKKEYVIWEG
- a CDS encoding ParB/RepB/Spo0J family partition protein, whose product is MRRIRLITREEAFKRAEHIMNEYRAAYGIDFEIEHSFLPVELLVPTQAELSEVKLLVVLEEIKHGYDAPITVIPYGGRYYILDGHHRAFALWKLGFREVEALVLRPKVRFLPGVVRTAEKSGLRGLGGVKIVRD